A genomic stretch from Acidobacteriota bacterium includes:
- the holB gene encoding DNA polymerase III subunit delta' → MAFKDVAGNEGVKKILRLALERGRVPNSLVFAGPEGVGKRALALALAKALNCAAPAPDGCDDCPSCRAIDAGNHPDVMTLTVDVQKVRVGQTEIVRQMAYLRPMTGRKRVFIIDDAKDMTAHAANSLLKVLEEPPSFSHVILITDSPHLLLPTILSRCRILSFSVIGREEIEKSLAARDFSPEQARILALLVNGNLDRARELDWDEVQALRESAWTLFEALSSGDRPSRFLERFGAAPKAVQEELGDVLEVFSSFARDLLLLRLGGEPALLLNPDLEDRLRRTSESWSAPRLLDLLAELDALLAQLGGNMNKGLLATTFFSDFMELRHA, encoded by the coding sequence ATGGCCTTCAAGGACGTCGCGGGCAACGAGGGGGTCAAGAAGATCCTCCGGCTGGCCCTCGAGCGCGGCCGCGTTCCCAACTCGCTCGTCTTCGCCGGCCCGGAGGGCGTCGGCAAGCGGGCCCTGGCCCTGGCCCTGGCCAAGGCTCTCAACTGCGCCGCCCCGGCCCCGGACGGCTGCGACGACTGCCCCTCCTGCCGGGCCATCGACGCCGGCAACCATCCGGACGTCATGACCTTGACCGTCGACGTCCAGAAGGTCAGGGTCGGGCAGACCGAGATCGTCAGGCAGATGGCCTATCTCCGGCCGATGACCGGCCGGAAGCGGGTGTTCATCATCGACGACGCCAAGGACATGACCGCCCACGCCGCCAACTCCCTGCTCAAGGTCCTCGAGGAGCCGCCGTCCTTCAGCCACGTCATCCTGATCACGGACAGCCCTCATCTCCTGCTCCCGACCATCCTGTCGCGCTGCCGGATCCTGTCCTTCTCGGTGATCGGCCGGGAGGAGATCGAGAAGTCCCTGGCCGCGCGGGACTTCAGCCCGGAGCAGGCCCGCATCCTGGCCCTGCTCGTCAACGGCAACCTCGACCGGGCCCGGGAGCTGGATTGGGACGAAGTCCAGGCCCTCCGGGAGAGCGCCTGGACCCTCTTCGAGGCCCTCTCGTCGGGCGACCGGCCCAGCCGGTTCCTGGAGCGCTTCGGGGCCGCGCCGAAGGCCGTCCAGGAGGAGCTCGGCGACGTCTTGGAGGTCTTCTCGTCCTTCGCCCGCGACCTCCTGCTCCTCCGCCTCGGCGGCGAGCCGGCGCTCCTGCTCAACCCGGACCTCGAGGACCGGCTCCGCCGGACGTCGGAGTCCTGGAGCGCGCCCCGGCTCCTCGACCTGCTGGCCGAGCTCGACGCCCTGCTCGCCCAGCTCGGCGGCAACATGAACAAGGGCCTGCTGGCGACGACGTTCTTTTCCGATTTCATGGAGCTGCGACATGCCTGA
- the ricT gene encoding regulatory iron-sulfur-containing complex subunit RicT: protein MPDIICVRSESTGRVVRARPGALPLHVGDRCLIESDLGGDLAVVVDETSSFCRDAKAACQAVQVIRQATPEDVRRFEWLRERESRAFDLCLQRIAAHNLAMKLVAVRYFFNEKKGIFYYTADGRIDFRQLVKDLAKELRMRIEMRQVGVRDEAKMIGGLGVCGRCLCCSSFMTTFEPVTIQKARKQQIVINPTKISGQCGRLMCCLGFEEQSKGRIAPPADEPQIED from the coding sequence ATGCCTGACATCATCTGCGTCCGTTCGGAATCCACCGGCCGCGTCGTCCGGGCCCGGCCCGGCGCCCTGCCCCTCCACGTCGGCGACCGCTGCCTGATCGAGTCCGACCTCGGCGGCGACCTGGCCGTCGTCGTCGACGAGACGTCGAGCTTCTGCCGCGACGCCAAAGCGGCCTGCCAGGCGGTCCAGGTCATCCGCCAGGCCACGCCCGAGGACGTCCGCAGGTTCGAGTGGCTGCGCGAGCGCGAGAGCCGGGCCTTCGACCTCTGCCTCCAGCGCATCGCCGCCCACAACCTGGCCATGAAGCTCGTCGCCGTCCGCTACTTCTTCAACGAGAAGAAGGGCATCTTCTACTACACGGCCGACGGCCGGATCGACTTCCGCCAGCTGGTCAAGGACCTGGCCAAGGAGCTGCGCATGCGCATCGAGATGCGCCAGGTGGGGGTCCGCGACGAGGCCAAGATGATCGGCGGCCTGGGCGTCTGCGGCCGCTGCCTCTGCTGCTCGAGCTTCATGACGACCTTCGAGCCGGTGACCATCCAGAAGGCCCGCAAGCAGCAGATCGTCATCAACCCGACCAAGATCTCGGGGCAATGCGGCCGGCTGATGTGCTGCCTGGGGTTCGAGGAGCAGTCGAAGGGGAGGATCGCCCCGCCGGCGGACGAGCCGCAGATCGAAGATTAG
- a CDS encoding zf-HC2 domain-containing protein: MKSCKYERWIDSYLLDKLKPEDQAEFEEHYFICPHCFAKLDQKSEIVQILKKEGVLEAAGQPCEHVHRRPSLWRRLLRRLGIGRQARRR; the protein is encoded by the coding sequence ATGAAGTCGTGTAAATACGAGCGCTGGATCGACAGCTATCTCCTCGACAAGCTCAAGCCCGAGGACCAGGCCGAGTTCGAGGAGCACTACTTCATCTGTCCGCACTGCTTCGCCAAGCTCGACCAGAAGAGCGAGATCGTCCAGATCCTGAAGAAGGAAGGGGTGCTCGAGGCGGCCGGGCAACCCTGCGAGCACGTTCACCGGCGGCCGTCCTTGTGGCGCCGGCTGCTGCGCCGCCTCGGCATCGGCCGCCAGGCCCGCCGCCGCTAA
- a CDS encoding sigma-70 family RNA polymerase sigma factor — translation MTKEGKTAPPEDAVLQYRPVISFRVRKALGSSNPDWEDVVNEILTQAVAKIKSGEFRGDSSIGTFLYTITSRRIIDYIRQKTRILKHAPEPAPYPDPHEEMEHQERARQVEQVVNGLKPKFRDVLYLYYYKEMSRDEVARALDISPRRVSERVNYALKLIQKAVRK, via the coding sequence ATGACCAAAGAGGGGAAAACCGCGCCGCCCGAAGATGCCGTCCTGCAGTACCGGCCGGTCATCTCCTTCCGCGTCCGCAAGGCCCTCGGCAGCTCAAACCCCGATTGGGAGGACGTGGTCAACGAGATCCTGACCCAGGCCGTGGCCAAGATCAAGAGCGGCGAGTTCCGCGGCGACTCCTCGATCGGGACCTTCCTCTACACCATCACCAGCCGCCGCATCATCGATTACATCCGCCAGAAGACGCGGATCCTCAAGCACGCCCCCGAGCCGGCCCCCTACCCCGACCCCCACGAGGAGATGGAGCACCAGGAGCGGGCCCGCCAGGTGGAGCAGGTCGTCAACGGCCTCAAGCCCAAGTTCCGGGACGTCCTTTACCTCTATTATTACAAGGAGATGTCCCGCGACGAGGTGGCCCGGGCCCTGGACATCTCCCCCCGCCGGGTCTCGGAGAGGGTCAACTACGCCCTCAAGCTCATCCAGAAAGCCGTCCGGAAATAG